The nucleotide window CAGCCCCTTTGTGGGAGATAGATCTGAAAGGACCTGTTTGTCTCGTCTTTGGGGGTGAAGACGGGCTTCGGAGGCTTACCATAGAAAGGTGCGATGCCCTCGTGAAGATCCCCACGCCGGCAGGTTTCCCTTCCCTCAATGTGGCAACGAGCTTCGCCATATCGGCATATGAAGTGAAAAGACAACGGAAAGAGCAGCGGAGAGCAGAGGGCTGAGAGCGGAGAGTTAACTGCTGAAAGCTGATAGCAAGCACGAAATCCTAAGCACCAATCTCTAAACAATATCAAAATTCAAATATCAAATGTTCAAAACGTGTTGTCATCGCGAGGAGCGAAGCGACGTGGCGATCTCAGCGGATGGGATTGCCACGCCCTGCGGGCTCGCAATGACAAAACGCCGCGCTGTGCTCGCAATGACACACTTATTGTATTTAACTGTTTTGAACATTGGAACATTTGTGCTTGTTCAGGATTTAGATATTCGGATTTAGGATTTCCGATGAGCTATGATTTTTCGCTATACGCTATGCTCTATGCGTTCGTCTCTTCACTCTCCGCTCTCAGCTCTCCGCTCTCAGCTACGTTCTGTATGATGCGTTGATCTTTATGTAGTCATAGGTGAGGTCTGTGGTGTAGATGTCGAAGGACGCCTTGCCGTCGTTGAGATTTACGATGACGCTGATATCCTTTTTGTTCATCATCTTTTTTAATGTCTGTTCGTCAAAGGGGACTTCCACGCCGTTCTTTACTATCTGTTCCCCCTGGAGGATGATATCTATCTTTGACGGCGCAACAGGCACATCCGCATCGCCTGCCGCCGCGATGATCCTTCCCCAGTTCGGATCACATCCGAAGAACGCTGTCTTTGTCAACGGCGATATGGCTATCCTCCGCGCTATCTTTTCGGCTATCTCTTTTTTCTTCGCGCCGTTGACAATTATGTGGGCTACCCGTGTTGCCCCTTCCCCGTCTTTCACTATCATCATTGAAAGATTCTGCATTACCGACAGCAGCGCCTCTTTGAACCCGGCAATCCCCCGTGGATCTTCAGGACCTCTTTTCGTAAAGAGCATCACCGTATCGTTTGTACTGCATTCGCCATCGACAGTTATCCGCTCAAAGCTTTCCTTCACAGAATGGACGAATGACCGCTTCAGTGCGGCAGGCGGGACAGGGTAATCGGTAAAAACAAAGGCGAGCATCGTCGCGAAAAGGGGGTTTATCATACCTGAGCCCTTTGCTACACCTATGACGCTGTATTCTTTTTTCCCCCTGAACGTTTCTTTGATGACCTTCGGATAGGTATCGGTTGTCATGATAGCACGCGAGAAGACATCGATGTGTGTATCTTTCAGATTTTGCGCAAGTAACGGGAGCGAACGGATAATGGTATCGGCAGGGAGTCTTTTCCCTATAACGCCTGTTGACGCAAAGAGAAGTTCGGCGGGTCTGATCTTGAGTAAGGGTGCAAGTTGTCCGGCAACGGCGCTCAGGTCATCTGTGCCTTCCTTCCCCGTGCAGGCGTTTGCGCAACCGCTGTTGACGAGAAGGGCCCGTATCGGCCTTGCACCCATCTTTTTATTGTAAAGGATGTGGGCTGCCTTGACCTTGTTTCTCGTATAGAGCGTAAAGACATTCATCCCTTCCCTGAAAAAGACAAGCCCCAGATCAAGCCCTGATGGTTTGATGCCCGATGATATACCCGCAAACTCAATCCCGCTGATCATAACACCTCCCGCTATAAGACATGAAGTTAAGAAGGTAAGAGGAGCAGAGGTTAGGCAAGACACACCCTCTTATCTTCTTAACCTCTCAACCTCCGGTTTATCTTCCGCAGCATTTCTTATACTTTTTCCCGCTGCCGCACGGACAGGGATCATTTCTCCCGATCTTCCTGTCTTTCCTGTCCTTTCCTTCAAGGGAAGGTGAAGCATTCTTGTTGAAGAACATCGCAGGCTCCGCCTGTGTGGGAGCTTCTCTCGCGGGCTGTATGGCAAATACTTTCCGGACCGTATCGTATTTGACCCTTTCGAGCATATCGAGGAACAGTTCGAAGCTTTCCCTCTGGTATTCCCTGAGAGGGTCTTTCTGACCGTAGCCCCGAAGGCCGATGCCTTCTTTCAGATGATCAAGACCGAGAAGGTGTTCTTTCCAGTGTGTATCGAGTGAATTCAATGTGATGAAATATTCTACTGCCCGGAGTTCATCTTCACCGAATTCTTTTGTCTTGTTTTCGTACACTTCGAGGACCTTTTCGATCACCATGTCAAGAAGACCTTCTCTTGTGCTGTCTTTCAGGTCTATAGAACCAAAGTCTATGTGGAAGAAGAAGGTCTCAAAGATCCTGTTCTTTAATGACACGAGGTCCCATTCTTCGGGATAGACCTTTTCGGGTGCGTATTCATATACGAGGTTTTCGCATATCTCTTCGATCATGTCGAGGATACGGTCCTTCAGGTCGCCGCCCTTCATGACCTCCCGTCTCATGCCGTAGATTGTCTCCCTTTGCTTGTTCATCACGTTGTCATATTCGAGGAGATATTTACGGATCTCGAAGTTGTGGCCTTCGACCCGTGTCTGGGCGTTCTCGATGGCCTTTGTAATAAATGGATGTTCTATGGGGACGTCCTCTGCCATGCCGAGTTTCGCAAGGATAGGCGATACCTTGTCGGAGCCGAAAAGCCTCATTATCTCGTCTTCGAGGGACACATAGAACCTTGAGGATCCGGGATCGCCCTGCCTGCCTGAGCGCCCCCGCAACTGGTTATCGATCCTCCGTGACTCGTGTCTCTCAGTGCCGATTATGTGCAGTCCCCCGAGAGCGATGACTTCCCGTTTGTCCTTCTCACAGATCTTCTTTGCCTCTTCCAGCGCCCTGTCATATTCTTCCGTTCCTTTTTGCCCCTTGCTCATGTTCAGGGCAAGGAATTCAGGGTTTCCACCGAGGAGTATGTCTGTTCCCCTTCCAGCCATATTGGTGGACAGGGTCACAGCCTTCGACCTTCCTGCCTGCGCAACGATCTCCGCTTCCCGTTCGTGGTTCTTTGCGTTGAGTATATGGTGGGGGATGCCTTTCCTTTTCAGCATCTCCGATAATCTCTCTGACTTTTCAATGGAGAGAGTGCCGACGAGCATTGGTTTACCTTTTTTGTAGAGTTCCTCGATCTCACTCACGGCAGCCCTGAATTTTTCTTTTTCCGTCCTGTATATGACATCGGTGTAGTTTGTCCGGATAAGCTGTCTGTTGGTAGGTATTACCAGTACATCGAGGTTATAGATCTTTTTAAACTCCAGGGCCTCAGTATCGGCAGTGCCGGTCATGCCGGCGAGTTTTTTATACATCCTGAAATAGTTCTGGAAGGTAACCGTCGCGAGCGTCTGGTTCTCCCGTTCGATCTTGACATTCTCTTTTGCCTCCAGTCCCTGGTGAAGCCCTTCACTGAAACGCCTCCCGGGCATGAGCCTGCCGGTGAATTCGTCGACAATGATGACCTGCCCGTCCTTCACGATGTAGTCCACGTCTCGCTGGAAGAGGTGGTGTGCCTTAAGGGCCTGGTTTATGTGGTGGAGGAAATCCACATATTTCGGATCGTAGAGGTTGTCTACATTGATGAGCCTTTCTATCTTCGCAACGCCGTCTTCAGTGAGATAGGCCGTCTTTGCCTTCTCGTCGACCATAAAATCTTTGTCTCTCTTGAGCTGGTAGATGAGCCTGTTTATCTTGTAATATTTATCTGTCGATTCCTCGGCAGGACCGGAGATGATGAGTGGTGTACGCGCCTCGTCAATGAGGATGCTGTCAACCTCGTCAACGATGGCGTAGTTGAATTCGCGCTGAACACATTCCTCAAGGGAATAGCGCATGTTATCTCTCAGGTAATCAAACCCGAACTCATTGTTGGTGCCGTATGTTACATCGCTTCCATAGGCCGTTTTCCTCGTGCTGTCGTCCAGGTCGTGGACTATGACACCCACGGAGAGGCCGAGGAATTTGTAAACAGGACCCATCCATTCGGCATCCCTTTTGGCGAGGTAATCATTGACAGTAATGACGTGGACGCCGAGCCCTGTCAGTGAATTAAGGTATACAGGAAGGGTTGCAACGAGCGTCTTACCTTCACCTGTCGCCATCTCGGCGATCTTCCCTTCGTGGAGAACGACACCGCCGATGAGCTGGACATCAAAATGGCGCATATTGATCATGCGTCTTGCCGTTTCACGGACAACAGCAAATGCCTCAGGCAAAATGGAATCGGGATCTTCTCCCCGCCCGAGTCTTTCTTTAAAGTAGGGGGTTTTTGCCCTCAGTTCGTCGTCGGTGCATTGTTTGATCTCTTCTTCGAGGCCGTTCACCGTTTCGATGATAGGCTGAATCCTCTTCAGTTCCCTCTCATTTTTTGTACCGACTATCTTTTTAAGGAGATTACCGATCATGACTTGCTTCAGCCGTCAGCTACCAGCCGTCAGCTACCAGCTTTTTTGAGTATCTGTTGATTTCCGCTGAACGCTGTGCGCTGATGGCTGACTGCTGCCTTTGATTTATTCTCTCAACGTTGCAACAATTCTCTCCGGATGGAGGATGATGCTTAAGGCGTCAATAATATCCGGGACAACAAAATCAGCTTCTTTGATGAGCGAAGTGGCGCATCCTTCTTCGCCGATCACCCCAATCCCAAGTGATGCTTCTCTGAGCATTATGGCATCGTTTGCGCCGTTCCCTATTGCTACAACCTTTTCAGGACCAAGCTCTCTCACTATCTTTGCCTTCTCAGTGCCGCTCTCTTCTTTTTTTACTTTTAATACGTTGAAACCCATAACATTTATTTCGCGGTCAACATTATCATATGTATCTGAAGTGATAATGAAGATCTTTATATATCTGGATATCTTTTCCAGCATCTCTTTTACGCCTTCTTTAAGCTTCCCGTTAAATGCGCATGTTCCATTATAATCAAGCACAAGATATTCGATCTCAAGTTCACCCCATCCGGGAACGGAAACACTTATCATGAACACCTCCTCGGTTTAGTCATACCATTGTAACATATCTTGGGCGATTTAAAACTATAAATTTTAAATAACCAAATATCGAAGTACGAAGCATAATGCAAACACGAATATCGAAGCACCAAATCCTAAACAATATCAAAACGCAAATATCAAATGTTCTAAACAAAAGCCCTTCAACGCACGTTTTGAATTTTGAACATTTGAATTTGTTTAGGATTGTCCCTCCTTCGTCAGGATTGAACCTTGCGATATTCGGATTTAGGATTTGCCATGGGCCGGGTTTATGTTTAGGGCAATGTGTGGTAGAATGGACAAAAGTAATTTTAACGAAAAGTAAAGGCGGGCTGGCAGGATATGGAAAAAAAGATCAAGAAATGGCAGATCGATTGCGTTATCTACGATTGCGATGGTGTTCTGTTCGATTCGCTTGAAGCGAACGGAAGGCTATACCGCCAAATTGCCCTGTCGATGGGGCGGGAACCACTGAAAGAGCATGAACTGCAATACTGTCATACCCATACGGTCTATGACTCGCTCCGCTATATGTCCCGGGGGAGTGAAGCGCTTGAAAAAAGGGCAGTGGAGTTGTTAAAGAAAGAGATAAATTTCAAGGATTTTATTGTCTACCTCAAGATGGAGCCCCACCTCCTTGAAACCCTTGCAAGATTAAAGGAGAGGGGGATAAAACGGGCGATCAACACGAACAGAACGACCTCCATGCCCTATGTCATGGAGCAATACGGGCTGTCGCCATACTTCGAGATGGTTGTAACGGCCCTTGATGTGACAACCCCCAAACCGCATCCGGAAGGCGTGGAAAAGATCATACAGGCGTTCAACCTGGACAGGCATAATATAGTTTATGTAGGAGATTCCGAGGTCGACAGAGAGACAGCACTTGCGTCGGGAGTGCATTTTATCGCCTATAAAGGCAGCGGATTAGAAGCAGATGCCGTTATCGATGACCACCTTGCTCTGCTTGATTTTCTCTCGAATGGGCAACAGCGTCCTCGAGAATAATCTTTTTTCTCTTCGCAAGAGTATATACAGGTCCTGAGAGGACATAGGCAAAGGTTGCCGCGAAGAGGGTCAACTGCGGCTCAATGAACACGATTACAAGGACCATGATAGCAGTTACGGTTGAACGGAAGGGCTTGCCCTTGAAAAAACCCATCTCCTTGAAACTGTAATAGCGGACCTCGCTGACCATTAGAAATGCGAGGATATATATAAGGATAGGCATAAGAACTGTCTTGAACCCGCTCATGTATCCAAGCCAGGAGTAAAAGAGCACGCTGCCTGCTATGGTTGCCGCCGCTGCGGGTATGGGCAGACCGAGAAAATGTTTTTTCTGAACAGTGTCAACCTGCACGTTGAACCGCGCAAGCCTCAAGGCACCGCAGGCGACAAACAGGAATGCCGCGAGCCATCCGAACCTTCCGTAGCTTTTCAATGCCCATATATACACAAGAAGCCCGGGGGCTACCCCGAATGCAACAAGGTCAGAGAGCGAATCATACTCAACGCCGAATCTGCTGCTTGATTTCGTCATACGCGCAACTCTGCCGTCAAGCATATCGAAGACGCAGGAGATGAAGATCGCTATGGCGGCATAGGTAAATTTCCTGTCAATTGTTGCAACGATAGAATAAAAACCCGCAAAGAGGCTTATTGAGGTAAGAAGATTCGGCAGTATATAGATGCCTTTGCCTTTTCTCCGTTTCATATTTCCCCCTTTTTTTGTGCCAAAGGTGTTATTCCAGCTTTTACCTTCTGGTGTAATTCTACCACAGTTTCATAGTGATTTGGAAAATAAATATCAACCCGCGAGCCAAAGGCTATCATCCCTACCGTATCCCCCCTGTTGACATGGTCGCCTTCTTTAACGTAGGCAATGATCCTCCGCGCGAGGAAGCCCGCGATCTGTACAAGCAGAAACCTCTCGTTATGATGTTCTATGAGGATATAATTCCGTTCATTGTCTTTATCGATATCCTTTCTGAACGCGAGGGCAAATTCGCCGGGTCTGTGGAGCATTTTTGCGATCCGGCCTTCGCAGGGGGCCCTGTTTACATGGACATCGGCAGGGGACATAAAGATGCTTACCCTCCGCATTGTATCGTTGATGAATTCCTTTTCCATTATCTCTTCAATGCCCATTACCTTGCCGTCTGCAGGCGAGAGAAGTACATTGTCCAATTCGGCGGAAAAACGCCTTGGATTCCGGAAAAAGAAGAGACAGAAGATGAAAAAGAGGAATACTATGGAGAATATGATATACGCGTGGACGATAAGGAGGAGGATAGAGAGGACAAGGGAGGGGAGAATAAGCTTCACCCCTTCCCTTGCAATTGGACTTTCTCTCAATCTTTTCTCCCGATCCACCCCATCATTGAACGAAGTTCCTTCCCAACCTTTTCAACAAGGTGTTCGCCTTCTATCTTCTTTAAGGCATTATAGACAGGTCTGCCCGCCATGTTCTCGAGGATCCATTCCCTCGCAAACTCGCCGCTTACGATCTCATCAAGTATGGCCCTCATCTCTTCCCTGGTCTCTTCGGAGACGACCCTGCGTCCCCGCGTCATATCGCCGTATTCGGCGGTGTCGCTTATCGAATACCGCATGTATGACATGCCGCCCTCGTACATGAGGTCTACGATCAGCTTCAGCTCATGGAGACATTCAAAGTAGGCGATCTCGGGCTGGTAGCCGGCCTCAACGAGGGTGTCAAATCCTGCCTTGACGAGCTCTGTAGCGCCGCCGCACAGTACTGCCTGCTCCCCGAAGAGGTCTGTCTCCGTTTCTTCCTTGAAGCTCGTTTCAATAACGCCGGCCCTGGTGGCGCCGATGCCTTTTGCGTAGGCAAGTGCTGTTTTCTTCGCTTTTTTTGTATAGTCCTGGTAGACGGCGATCAGTGAGGGTACGCCGGCGCCCCGTTCGTATTCCCTCCGGACGAGGTGACCCGGGCCCTTGGGGGCTATCATGATGACGTCAATATCCGGGGGCGGGACTATCTGGTTATAGTGGATATTGAAGCCATGAGAAAAGACGAGCGTGTTGCCCTTTTTCAGGTTATCCTTGATCTCGGTTTTATATAACTGGGCCTGAACGTTGTCCTGCGCAAGGATCTGGATAATGTCCGCTTCTTTCGCTGCCTTCGCTGCACTTACAGGTTTGAATTTATGGCTCACTGCGAGCTTGTAATTCGGTGTTCCTTCCAGCTCGGCAACGATAACATTGACACCGCTGTCGCGCAGGTTCTGTGCCTGTGCGTGTCCCTGACTTCCATACCCGATGATAGCGACCTTTTTCCCTTTCAATACACCCAGATCTGCATCACGGTCATAATACATCTTAGCCATCTTCGTTTCCTCCTTTTGGCTGTTTTTCCTTCATCTTTATGGTCCTGTCGCCTCGTGCCATGGCGATTGGCCCGGTCCTGACAAGTTCTTTAATACCCAGCGGCCTGACGAGGGCTAAAAAGGCCTTCAGTTTTTCTTCGTCGCCGGTAATCATAATCGTATATGTCTTCTGAGAGACGTCGATGATCTTTCCCCGGAAGATCTCTACCATC belongs to Syntrophorhabdaceae bacterium and includes:
- the secA gene encoding preprotein translocase subunit SecA, with translation MIGNLLKKIVGTKNERELKRIQPIIETVNGLEEEIKQCTDDELRAKTPYFKERLGRGEDPDSILPEAFAVVRETARRMINMRHFDVQLIGGVVLHEGKIAEMATGEGKTLVATLPVYLNSLTGLGVHVITVNDYLAKRDAEWMGPVYKFLGLSVGVIVHDLDDSTRKTAYGSDVTYGTNNEFGFDYLRDNMRYSLEECVQREFNYAIVDEVDSILIDEARTPLIISGPAEESTDKYYKINRLIYQLKRDKDFMVDEKAKTAYLTEDGVAKIERLINVDNLYDPKYVDFLHHINQALKAHHLFQRDVDYIVKDGQVIIVDEFTGRLMPGRRFSEGLHQGLEAKENVKIERENQTLATVTFQNYFRMYKKLAGMTGTADTEALEFKKIYNLDVLVIPTNRQLIRTNYTDVIYRTEKEKFRAAVSEIEELYKKGKPMLVGTLSIEKSERLSEMLKRKGIPHHILNAKNHEREAEIVAQAGRSKAVTLSTNMAGRGTDILLGGNPEFLALNMSKGQKGTEEYDRALEEAKKICEKDKREVIALGGLHIIGTERHESRRIDNQLRGRSGRQGDPGSSRFYVSLEDEIMRLFGSDKVSPILAKLGMAEDVPIEHPFITKAIENAQTRVEGHNFEIRKYLLEYDNVMNKQRETIYGMRREVMKGGDLKDRILDMIEEICENLVYEYAPEKVYPEEWDLVSLKNRIFETFFFHIDFGSIDLKDSTREGLLDMVIEKVLEVYENKTKEFGEDELRAVEYFITLNSLDTHWKEHLLGLDHLKEGIGLRGYGQKDPLREYQRESFELFLDMLERVKYDTVRKVFAIQPAREAPTQAEPAMFFNKNASPSLEGKDRKDRKIGRNDPCPCGSGKKYKKCCGR
- the ilvC gene encoding ketol-acid reductoisomerase produces the protein MAKMYYDRDADLGVLKGKKVAIIGYGSQGHAQAQNLRDSGVNVIVAELEGTPNYKLAVSHKFKPVSAAKAAKEADIIQILAQDNVQAQLYKTEIKDNLKKGNTLVFSHGFNIHYNQIVPPPDIDVIMIAPKGPGHLVRREYERGAGVPSLIAVYQDYTKKAKKTALAYAKGIGATRAGVIETSFKEETETDLFGEQAVLCGGATELVKAGFDTLVEAGYQPEIAYFECLHELKLIVDLMYEGGMSYMRYSISDTAEYGDMTRGRRVVSEETREEMRAILDEIVSGEFAREWILENMAGRPVYNALKKIEGEHLVEKVGKELRSMMGWIGRKD
- a CDS encoding phosphatidylserine decarboxylase family protein, with translation MRESPIAREGVKLILPSLVLSILLLIVHAYIIFSIVFLFFIFCLFFFRNPRRFSAELDNVLLSPADGKVMGIEEIMEKEFINDTMRRVSIFMSPADVHVNRAPCEGRIAKMLHRPGEFALAFRKDIDKDNERNYILIEHHNERFLLVQIAGFLARRIIAYVKEGDHVNRGDTVGMIAFGSRVDIYFPNHYETVVELHQKVKAGITPLAQKKGEI
- a CDS encoding HAD family hydrolase, whose translation is MISVSVPGWGELEIEYLVLDYNGTCAFNGKLKEGVKEMLEKISRYIKIFIITSDTYDNVDREINVMGFNVLKVKKEESGTEKAKIVRELGPEKVVAIGNGANDAIMLREASLGIGVIGEEGCATSLIKEADFVVPDIIDALSIILHPERIVATLRE
- a CDS encoding HAD hydrolase-like protein, giving the protein MEKKIKKWQIDCVIYDCDGVLFDSLEANGRLYRQIALSMGREPLKEHELQYCHTHTVYDSLRYMSRGSEALEKRAVELLKKEINFKDFIVYLKMEPHLLETLARLKERGIKRAINTNRTTSMPYVMEQYGLSPYFEMVVTALDVTTPKPHPEGVEKIIQAFNLDRHNIVYVGDSEVDRETALASGVHFIAYKGSGLEADAVIDDHLALLDFLSNGQQRPRE
- the pssA gene encoding CDP-diacylglycerol--serine O-phosphatidyltransferase is translated as MKRRKGKGIYILPNLLTSISLFAGFYSIVATIDRKFTYAAIAIFISCVFDMLDGRVARMTKSSSRFGVEYDSLSDLVAFGVAPGLLVYIWALKSYGRFGWLAAFLFVACGALRLARFNVQVDTVQKKHFLGLPIPAAAATIAGSVLFYSWLGYMSGFKTVLMPILIYILAFLMVSEVRYYSFKEMGFFKGKPFRSTVTAIMVLVIVFIEPQLTLFAATFAYVLSGPVYTLAKRKKIILEDAVAHSRENQAEQGGHR
- the argJ gene encoding bifunctional glutamate N-acetyltransferase/amino-acid acetyltransferase ArgJ; this encodes MISGIEFAGISSGIKPSGLDLGLVFFREGMNVFTLYTRNKVKAAHILYNKKMGARPIRALLVNSGCANACTGKEGTDDLSAVAGQLAPLLKIRPAELLFASTGVIGKRLPADTIIRSLPLLAQNLKDTHIDVFSRAIMTTDTYPKVIKETFRGKKEYSVIGVAKGSGMINPLFATMLAFVFTDYPVPPAALKRSFVHSVKESFERITVDGECSTNDTVMLFTKRGPEDPRGIAGFKEALLSVMQNLSMMIVKDGEGATRVAHIIVNGAKKKEIAEKIARRIAISPLTKTAFFGCDPNWGRIIAAAGDADVPVAPSKIDIILQGEQIVKNGVEVPFDEQTLKKMMNKKDISVIVNLNDGKASFDIYTTDLTYDYIKINASYRT